The nucleotide sequence GCCAGCAGGGTGGTCGGCACTTGGACGAAGTCGACGCCGCGCCGGACCACGGCGGCGGCAAAGCCGGTGAGGTCGCCGACCACGCCGCCGCCCAGCGCCACCACCAGGTCGCCGCGCTCGATCCTGGCATTGATCAGCGCCTCGACCACCCGTTCGAACACCGCAAAGCTCTTGGAGGCCTCGCCGGGTGCCACCAGGAACCGCGTTGCGGCGAGGCCGGCGGCGGCGAGCGAGGCTTCGAGCCTTTTCAGATGGAGCCCGGCCACGGTCTCGTCGGCGACGATGGCGCAGCGCGCGCCGGGGCGGCGGGCGGCAATCTCGCCCCCGGCGGCCTCGATCAGGCCGGGGCCGATCAGGATGTCGTAGCTGCGGTTGGCGAGGTCCACCTGCACCTTGCGGGTCGGGACGGGCATTGCGGACTGGCTCATCAGCATGGATCGGCGTTGGCGCTATCGAGGGACACGGAAGAGGTCACATGGTCGGTCAGCGCGGCGAGGATCTCCTCGACGATGACGTCCTGGGAGACGTCGCGCGACAGCACGGTGATGTCGGCTTCGGCATAGACAGGGTAGCGTTCTTCGATCAGGCGCCGCATCACCCCTTCCGGGTCGGGCGCCTTGAGCAGCGGGCGGTCGGCCCGGCGGCGGACACGGCGCATCAGCACGTCGAAATCGGCCTTGAGCCAGACCGAGATCGCCCGTTCGCGGATGATCGCGCGAGTCTCCGGCCGCATATAGGCGCCGCCGCCGGTGGCGATCACCTGCGAAGTGCCCTCGACCAGCCGGCGGATCACCCGAGCCTCGCCGTCGCGGAAGGCGGGCTCGCCGTGGTTCTTGAAGATCTCGGCGACGGTCATGCCGGCGGCGGCCTCGATTTCGGTGTCGGCGTCGGCGAATGGCAGGCCGAGCCGGGTGGCCAGGCGCTTGCCTACGGTCGATTTTCCAGCGCCCATCATGCCGATCAGCACCACCGAGCGTGAGCCCAACCCGGCGCGCAGCTTGAACGGACGGTCGTCGGTCTCGGTCCTGGCCAGCGCGGTCATGGCGTCTCTCCCCCGGCCGGCTCTATAGCATGCCGCGCGCGAATGGCAGGAATTGGCCCAAAGAATAGAGGCGCGCGCGACCAGCCTTGCCAGCGGCAGACGGACGTGGTGCCCTGCCGCAAACGCAACCAAGCTGGAATCGCGGCCATGCCCTTTCTGATCCGGTTCCTGATGACCATCCTCCTGCTCGGCGCGGCGGGCTATGGCAGCTTATTCGCGCTGGCGACCATGGTCGAGCCGACCCAGCGCGAGATGACCGTCACCATCTCGCCCGACCGTTTCCACCGGGCCAACTGACGGTGGCGGGCCGGCGCGTCATGGCGCCCGCCTCCCGCCGCGGCGACCGGGGGGCGGTGGCGCTGTTTCTCGACATGCAGGTCGCCGAGCGCGGCGCAGCCGGCAACACCGTCGAGGCCTATCGGCGCGACCTCGACGACTATGTCGGCTTCCTGGCCGGGCGTGGGCGCGTCGCTGCCCTCGCCGACACGGACGATATCCGCGCCTTTCTCGCCGAACTGTCGGACCGCGGCCTGAAGCCCTCGACGGTGGCGCGCCGATTGTCGGCGATTCGCCAGCTCCACCGCTTTCTTTACGCCGAGGGCCTCGCCGGCGGTGACCCGGCGGCGGTGCTGGAAGGGCCGCGGCGCGGCCGCGGCCTGCCGAAGGTGCTCTCCGTCGCCCAGGTCGACACCCTGCTTGAGACCGCCCATGCCGCCGCGGCCGGTGTCGGCGTGGGGGGGGCGTCCCAACTCAGGGCGGCGCGGCTCGCCGCGCTGATCGAAACGCTCTACGCCACCGGGCTTCGCATCTCCGAGCTGGTGGCGCTGCCCGCCTCGGCGGCGCGCGCGGCCGAGGCGCTGGTGGTGCGCGGCAAGGGCGGCAAGGAGCGGTTGGTGCCGCTGACGGAGGCGGCCAAACGGGCGATGGCTCACTACCGGATGCTGCACAGGCAGGCCGGCATCGCTGCGGGCGAGGGCAGATGGCTGTTTCCCTCGTTCGGCGACAGCGGGCACCTCACCCGCCAGCACGTGGCCCGCGAGTTGAAGGCGCTGGCCGCTGCCGCCGGGCTCGACCACCGCTTGGTGTCGCCGCACGTGTTGCGCCACGCCTTCGCCAGCCACCTGCTGCAGAATGGCGCGGACCTTCGCACGGTGCAGACCCTGCTCGGCCACGCCGATATCTCGACCACCCAGATCTATACCCACGTGCTGGATGAGCGGCTGGCGGCAATGGTGCGCGATTTGCATCCTCTGGCCGAAGATTGACCCATGCCACGCCTGTCGCGAGCGCCAAGGCCGGGCAGATCTTGACTTCCGCTGCGTGGCGGAGTGATGTCCGCCGCCCCGGGGACGGCCCGGGCGATGCTCGCCCCCCCCCATTCATTGGCCAACCCGTGTCGTTCGATGCGCAGCTATCTCGATTTTGAAAAGCCCGTTGCCGAGTTCGAAGCCAAGGTCGAGGAGCTTCGCGCCCTCGCCGCCAACGGGGAAGGCGTCGCCATCGGCGACGAGATCGCCAAGCTGGAGGCCAAGGCCAATCAGGCCTTGAAGGACCTCTATGCCAGCCTGACGCCGTGGCAGAAGGCGCTGGTGGCGCGGCACCCGCAGCGTCCGCACGTTTCCGACTACGTCCGCAGCCTGATCACCGAGTTCGTCCCGCTCGCCGGCGACCGCAAGTTCGGCGAGGACGAGGCGATCCTCGGCGGGTTCGGCCGCTTCCGCGGCGAGCCGGTGTGTGTGATCGGCCAGGAGAAGGGCTCCACCACCGAGGAGCGGCTGCGCCACAATTTCGGCATGGCCCGCCCGGAGGGCTACCGCAAGGCGGTGCGGCTGATGGAAATGGCCGACCGCTTCGGCTTGCCGGTGCTGACATTGGTCGATACCGCCGGCGCTTATCCCGGCATCGGCGCCGAGGAACGCGGCCAGGCGGAAGCCATCGCCCGCTCGACCGACACCTGTCTCGGCCTCGGTGTGCCCAACGTCGCGGTGGTGATCGGCGAGGGTGGCTCGGGCGGGGCGATCGCCATCGCCACCGCCAACCGCGTGCTGATGCTGGAGCACGCCATCTATTCGGTGATCTCGCCGGAAGGCGCGGCCTCGATTCTGTGGCACGATTCCTCGCGGGCCCAGGACGCCGCGACCAACATGAAGATCACCGCCCAGGATCTCATCAAGTTCGGGGTGATCGACAAGATCGTGCCGGAGCCGCCGGGGGGAGCCCACCGCAACGCCGAGGCGATGTTCACCACCGTTGGCGATGCGGTGGAGCAAGCGTTCGCTGAGTTGAAGGGGCTCTCCGCCACCGAAGTGCGGGAGCAGCGCTACGCCAAGTTCCTGGCGATCGGGCGAACGCTCTAGAGCATTTTCCGCACAAGTGGGATCCGGTTGTGCGAAAGAAAATGCGAAATAACAAAGACCTAGAGCATCTGACCTGATGCAGGCAGGTCGGATAATGCTCTAGACGCCCGGCGCCATTAACGCTTCGGTAAGGCTGTTCTTTCCACAGCCATGCGATCGCCCTATTCGTCGTCGACGGTACAGCCGGCGGGTCGCTTGGCTTTGAGTCGAGCCGGGCTCTTGCGCTAACTGAACCGTAACGCTAACGATTCATAATCGCGGTTCATTATGCCGGCGCCATGACGATGACGCTTTCAATGAAGGGTCTCGCGTTGAACCGTCCGCTCTCCTCTCGATTCCTCGCCGCTGCGTTCGCCACCGCTATCGCCGCTTCCGTTGCCGGATGCGTCAGCGACGAGGTGTCCTCGCGCCTGCCCTCGCGCGCCCAGCAACCGCTCAAGCCGGCGACGCTTGCCCTGCTTGAAGAAAAGGGCATGTCGAAATCGAGCCCGATGGTCATTCGCCTGTTCAAGCAGGAGAGTGAACTCGAGGTGTGGAAGCCGACCCGCGAAGGCCGCTACGAGCTGTTCAAGAGCTACCCGATCTGCCGTTGGTCGGGCGAGCTTGGACCCAAGGTCAAAGAAGGCGATCGCCAGGCACCCGAGGGGTTCTATACCATCGTGCCCGGCCTGATGAACCCGCGCTCGAGCTACTATCTTGCCTTCAATACCGGATTCCCGAATGCGTTTGACCGCGCCCACGGCCGTTCCGGTGGCGACCTGATGGTGCACGGTGATTGCTCCTCGCGCGGCTGCTATGCGATGACCGACGAGCAGATTGCCGAGATCTACACGCTGGGCCGCGAGAGCTTCGAAGGCGGACAGCGCTCGTTCCAGGTCCAGGCCTATCCGTTCCGGATGACACCGGAGAACCTCGCCAAGCACCGCAGCAACCCCAACATGGCGTTCTGGCGGATGCTGAAGGAGGGCAACGACCAGTTCCTGGTGTCGCGCAAGGCCCTCAAGGTCGACGTTTGCGAGAAGAAGTACGTGTTCAACGCCACTCCGGTGGGCGGGGCGAAGTTCGATCCGGTCGGATTGTGCCCGTCCTACGAGGTGCCGCAGGACATCGCCGCCGCCACCGCGCAGAAGCGCGCCGCTGACGATGCCAAGGTCGCGGCTCTGCTCCACGATGGCGTGACCCCGGCTCCGGTCAAGACCGGTGCCGACGGCGGCATGCACCCGGTGTTCCTGGCAGCGGTGAAGGGCATCGGCGACCCGGCGTCCGGCGACGTCATCCGCACCGAACCCTATCGTCTGCCCGGAACCATTCCGGCCCATGTCGTGCCGCCGCGCGAGCCGAGCGTGGCAAAGGCGGTGCAGCCCGACACGCTGAAACCCGAGAAATCTCAGCTGGAGAGTAAGCCGAACGAGGTCGCCGCGGCGTCGGCCACCGGCTCCGGGTCGTGGTTCAACCGCTTGTTCGGCAGCGGTGAGGATACGACGGCATCGACGACCGCGTCGGTGCAGGCGAATCATACCGAATCCACCCAGGCGCTTGCCAGCCCGCCACGGGCGGCAGCACCGCAGCCGCCGATCCGTCCGACCGAGAAGCCGGCATCGCACAGTCCGAGCAGCGGCTACGCGCTGACCTCGGCGCCGCCGCCGGCGCGGCCGGGCGCGGTTCCGGTCACCCAGCCGGGTTCGCACACCGCCCAGCCGACGACGCAGGCCCGGCCGGGCGCCGTCGCTGACACCGCCGCCACTGCGCCAGCAATCGGCGTGATCGTCGGTGCCGCGCCGGTGCTGGGCACCAGCAGCTTCGCCCGCTGAGGCCTGGCCGGGCCGGTTGCTGCGCGGGACGTCGGAGCCGACGCTGCCGAGGAATGCGGCCGGATGTCGGTGGCCGAGGCCTTGTCTTGAGGTCCATCGGCCTTCGTACCCGCCGGGGGTGAAAGCGCGCGTCGGGCAAGGCAACCGGATTCGGGCGCGTTCTGTTCGGCCAACAGTCAGCGGTATTTTGCGCGAACGTGGACGCCGACTTGGCCGGCCAGCGCACTCTCCGCAAGGTGGATCCCAGTTTTGCGAATGAGAGTGCGATCGCGCATTCGAAATCCGGACGATCAGGCGTGACCCCGCCCCGCTGAACCCCCTTGGTCGAACGGGGTTTCCGGCGACGTGAATGCAAAACACCGGCCTGATCGGCCGGTGTTTTGGTCTCATACGGTTTCCGGTTGATCCGCTCGGACTGGCCGGTGGCCGAGGGGCGCGTCTTTTCCCTCTCCCCTTGCGGGAGAGGGTGCCGAGCGATCGCAAAGATCGCGAGGCGGGTGAGCGACTGTCTTTCTGGTCAAGCGGTTCGCCATGGCTGTTTGTCTCTGAGGATGGCGTTGAGGATGACGAGGAGGCGCCTGGCGACGGCGACGAGAGCGAGCATCTTGGGCTTTCCGGCGTCGAGGAGGCGGCGGTAGAAGGTTTTCAGGACGGGGTTGTACCGGCTGGCGACCAGCGCGGCCATGAACAGCACTGTTCTGACGGTCGAGCGACCGCCGCCGATGAAGCTGCGCCCCTTCCAGGACCCGGACTGGCGGGTGAAGGGGGCGAGCCCGGCGAGGGCGGCGATCTTCTTGCGGTCGAGCGTTCCCAGCTCGGGCAGCTCGGCGAGGAGCGAGCGCGCCACGATTGGCCCGACGCCGGGAACGGAGGACAAAAGGTCCTCGGCCTCGCGCCAGGCGGGCGAGCTGCGGACGGCGGTGTCGATGTCGCGGTCGATCTCGGCGAGTTCCTTTTCGAGGGCCTGGATGAGGCGCTCGATCGATTGGCGCACGCGCGCGACGGCGGTATGGCGCAGGCGCTGGCGCTCTGCGCCCATCATCTCGACGATCTGCCGGCGGCGGGCCATCAGCGCGGCGAGACGGCGCGTCGCCTCGTCGGGCATCGGCCGCACCTCCGGCGCGGTGGCCGCGGCGAAGTGGGCGATCACCGCGGCGTCGATCGGATCGGTCTTGGCGCGCTTGCCGAGGGCGCGGGCAAACGCACGCACCTGGGCGGGGTTGACCACCACCACCGGCAGGCCGGCCGCAACCAGCGCTGCGGTGACGACCGCCTCAAAGCCGCCGGTCGCCTCCAGGGCGACGAGGGCGGGGGCGAGCGCCGTCAGGCGGTGGCAGAGATTGGCGAGGCCTTCGCCGTCGCGCGGGACGGCAAACGCCTCGCCCAGGGGGCGGACATGGACATCGAGGCGATCCTTGGAGACATCGATACCGACGGTGATCTGTTCCGACATGACCCGACCTTGCCGAAGCGAGCTCGTGCGGCCCTGGCGACTGTCCGGGTTCGAAGGAACGACGGGTGGGGCGCCGATCTCACCCACGGTCTCGGACGACCCAGGGGTTTGCGGGCTCCCACCCGTCACCGCACCCGGTAGCTTACCCGATCGCGGCGCATTCAAGTTACAAGGGGTATTTCAGCCTACTCGGCGCAGGCACCCCTCACCCGCCTCGCGATCTTTGCGATCGCTCGGCACCCTCTCCCGCAAGGGGAGAGGGAAGAAAGAGCCGAGCCAATCAACCGGAAACCGTATCAAAGGCTCAGCGCGGCAGCCGCGTTTGAGCAGATCGGCGGGAGTTCTTGGGCCGGGACGCGAATGTGCGCGACGGCTGGGAGTATCGTTCCCGCGGTCGGCTGCCGCCGTCGGTATGTCGTATCGGCCGCTCAGCAGCCTCCGGTCGGCTGCCGCTCAGGACAGCCGGCCGTGGCAGTGCTTGTACTTCTTGCCGGAGCCGCACGGGCAGGGCTCGTTGCGCCCGACCTTGCCCCAGGTCGCCGGGTTGGCGGGGTCGCGGTCGACCGCCTCGGCGATGCCGGCGGCGTCGAGCGCGGCGATGTCCTCGGCCGAGATGCCAAGCGCGCGCCCGGCCCGCGCCACCGGATCGACGGCGACCTCGTCGAGCCCGGTGGTGGGGTCGATGTGGTGTCCGTGCATTTCCGGCAGCTCGGGCTGCGTCGGCTGCGACACGATCTCGACCCGCATCAGTTGGGCGGTGACGGCTTCACGCAGCCGGTCGAGCAGGGCCTGGAAGAGGGTGAAGGCCTCCGATTTGTACTCGTTGAGCGGGTCGCGCTGGCCATACCCGCGCAGGCCGATGACGTGGCGGAGGTGCTCCAGCGTGACGAGGTGCTCGCGCCAGAAATGATCGAGCGCCTGCAGCAGGATGCTCTTCTCGACGTAGGTCATGATCTCGGGGCCGTAGGCCTCGAGCTTGCCATCCATCACCGCGTCGGTGGCCTTGAACAGGCGCTCGCGCACCTCCTCGTCGGCGATGCCCTCTTCCTTGGCCCAGTCCTCGATCGGCAGGTCGAGCGCCATCACCTGGGTCACAGCCTCGTGTAGGCCCTTGGCATCCCACTGTTCCGGATAGGCGTTGGCGGGAATGTGCTTGGCGACGAGTTCGTCGATCACGGCATGGCGCATCGCCTTCACCGTTTCAGCGACGTTCTCGTCCTTCATCAGCTCGATGCGCTGGCTGAAGATGACGCGCCGCTGGTCGTTCATGACGTCGTCGTATTTCAGGATGTTCTTGCGGGCGTCGAAGTTGCGCGCCTCGACCTTGCCCTGCGCCTTCTCCAAGGCCTTGTTGATCCAGGGGTGGACGATGGCCTCGCCCTCTTTCAGGCCGAGCTTCTGCAGCATGCCGTCGAGCCGGTCCGACCCGAAGATGCGCATCAGATCGTCGTCGAGCGACAGGAAGAAGCGCGAGCGGCCGGGGTCGCCCTGGCGGCCGGAGCGGCCGCGCAGCTGATTGTCGATGCGCCGCGATTCGTGACGCTCGGTGCCGAGCACGAACAGGCCGCCGGCCTTCAGCGCCCGCTCCTTCATGCGCGCGCACTGGGCGCGGATCTCGGCGGCGCGGCGGTCGTATTCCTCGCCCGGTTCAAGGTCGGCGAGCTCGGCCTTGATGCGCATCTCCGGGTTGCCGCCGAGCTGGATGTCGGTGCCGCGGCCAGCCATGTTGGTGGCGATGGTGATGGCGCCGGCTGCACCGGCCTGGGAGACGATCTGGGCTTCCTGCTCGTGGTAGCGGGCGTTGAGCACCGCGAACACCCTGTCGGTGGCGCTGGCGTCGTCATCGAACAGCCCGGCGAACGCGGTCGGGTCGGAGAAGTCCTTCTGGATGAAGCCTTCCTTCTTCAGAAGCTCGGCCAGGGTCTCGGACTTCTCGATCGAGGTGGTGCCGACCAGCACCGGCTGGCCCTTGGCCTTGCACTCCTTGAGGAGCTCGATGATGGCTGCGTACTTCTCCGCCGCGGTGCGGTAGACCTCGTCGTCCTCGTCGTTGCGCGCGACCTTCACGTTGGTCGGCACCTCGACCACCTCGAGGCCGTAGATATCCATGAACTCGTCTGCTTCCGTAAGGGCAGTACCGGTCATGCCGGCCAGCTTCGCGTACATGCGGAAGTAGTTCTGGAAGGTGATGGTGGCGAGCGTCTGGTTTTCCGGCTGGATGGCGACCTGTTCCTTGGCCTCCAACGCCTGATGCAGGCCTTCCGAGTAGCGGCGGCCCGGCATCATGCGGCCGGTGAATTCGTCGATGATCACCACCTCGCCGTTGCGGACGATGTAGTCCTTGTCGCGGGTGAACAGCTTGTGGGCGCGCAGCGCCTGGTTGACGTGATGGACCACCGAGACGTTCTCGACGTCGTACAGGTCCTCGGTCTTGAGCAGGCCGGCCTCGCGCAGCATGCGCTCCATCTTTTCGGTGCCGGCCTCGGTCATCACTACGATGCGCTGTTTTTCGTCCAGATCGTAGTCTGACTTCTCAAGGTTTGGAACGAACTTGTCGACGGTGTTATAGAAGTCAGACCGGTCATCGAGCGGGCCGGAGATGATAAGCGGTGTCCTGGCCTCGTCGATCAGGATCGAATCGACTTCGTCGACAATGGCATAGGCATGACCACGCTGGGAAAGCTGGCCCAGGTCGTACTTCATGTTGTCGCGCAGATAGTCGAATCCGAGTTCGTTATTGGTGGCATAGGTTACGTCACAGGCATAGGCGGCGTGGCGCTCGTCGTCGTCCATGCCGTGAACGATGGTGCCGACGGTGAGGCCGAGGAATCGGTAGATCTGGCCCATCCACTCAGCGTCGCGCTTGGCGAGGTAGTCGTTGACGGTGACGACGTGGACGCCCTTGCCGGCGAGGGCGTTGAGGTAGACCGGCAAGGTGGCGACCAGGGTCTTGCCTTCGCCGGTCTTCATCTCGGCGATCTTGCCTTCGTGCAGCACCATGCCGCCGATCAGCTGGACGTCGAAGTGGCGCTGGCCGAGCGTGCGCTTGGCGCCCTCGCGTACCGCGGCGAAGGCCTCGGGCAGCAGGTCGTCGAGCGATGCGCCGTCGGCGATGCGCTGGCGGAACTCGGCGGTCTTGGCGCGCAGTTCGTCGTCGGTGAGCGCGGCGAACGCTGGCTCAAGGTCGTTGATGGTGGCGACCCGCGGACGGAAAATTTTGACCTTTCGGTCGTTTGACGAGCCGAACAGCTTGGATGCAAGGGCGCCGAACATGGAAGATCACCTTTAGCTAGCTGCCCGCCGTCGCCGGGCCGTCGCAGGCGGAACCGCGACGTGAGGGGCGAAACCGATCGAGCCTTGGCATTGATCGATCGACAAAAGGGGCGAAATCCGGGCGGTTCCGGAACATCCGACGCCCATGTCCCGATGCCCGCGTCACGTTCGCGCGAGACGTCGCGCGCACCACGGGTGGCTCGGAGATATGGACGCCCTTCCGCCTTGTCAATCGCCGCGGAAGGGGGCATGCATCCGCCGCGCTTTCCTCAAAGGATGATGCAATGATCAATACTTCCGCCCGTGGCACCGGTTTGTCACCGGTTCGCTTGGCTCTGGCTGCCGCCGTGATCGCCGTCGCGTTCGGCGCGCCGGGTACGGCTTTTGCCGACGCCCTCGTTGCCAAGGTCAACGGCGTCGAGATTTTCGAGAGCGACCTAGCGTTGATCGAAGAGGGTGTGGGCGGGAACCTGCCGTCGGCGACGCCCGAACAGCGGCGCGAGGCGCTGATCAACTACGCCACTGACATCGTCATGCTCGCCAAGGCGGCCGAGGCCAAGAATCTGCAGGACTCGCCGGAGTTCAAGAAGAAGCTGGCCCATCTACGTCAGCGCCTCCTGATGGAGGAAATGATGGAGCAGGCCGGCCGCGAGGCGGTGAAGACCGCTGACCTGCAAAAGATCTATGAGGAAACCTCCAAGACTCTGTCGCAGGAGCAGGAGGTTCGCGCCCGTCACATTCTGGTCGAGAGCGAGGACCTGGCCAAGGAACTGGTCAAGCAGGCCCGCACCGGCACCGATTTCGTCGAACTGGTCAAGAAGAACACCAAGGACACCGGCTCGTCAGAGGATGGCGACCTTGGCTACTTCACCAAGAGCCAGATGGTGCCCGAATTCGCCGAAGTTGCGTTCAAGACCGCGAAGGGCCAGATCGCCGACCCGGTCAAGACCCAGTTCGGCTGGCACGTCATCAAGGTCGAAGACATTCGTCAGCGTCAGGCGCCGAAGCTCGAGGAGGTGCGCGAGCAGATCGAGCAGTACGTTCAGCACAAGGCCCAGACCGAGCTGGTGCTGAAGCTGCGCGAGAGCGCCAAGATCGAGCGGGTCCAGGCGCCGGAGAAGACTCCCGACCCGAAGGCGCCGGAGCAGAAGGCGCCCGACCAGAAGAAGTAATCCGAAGTCCGGCCGCCTCGCTGGAAAACCGGTGAGGCGGCCGTTCGGGATTATCTGGAGCATGTCTGCAAAAGCCGGAACCGGGGTTGCGGAAATAGGATGGTTCATTCGGTTTCCGGATGATCACGTCGTAATCCCGGGTCCAACTTCGCCGAAAAATCCTTGATCGGAACGGGATCGATCAGCGCCGGCTGATGCCCGAAGTCCTCGAAAGGTCGCCGCCGGCCCCGCGGTTGGCTTGGCAGCCCGGGTCGTCGCCCAGCTTCAACCGCCCGCGGCGCGGCTGGCGTAAGGTCTGCTGCGGCTCGGTGCGCCGAGGCCGCACATCACGCGGCGGTGAGCGGCATTGTCGTGCGCGGCCTTGCGTCCGCCCGGTGGCTCGGGCAAACGTCGGCCTCTCCAAGAGGCCACCATGTCCCAGTCCGTTTCTCCCCTCGCCCCTCACGTCTTTCCGGAGTTGCCGCCGGTTGCCGGCGTGAAATTCGCCACCGCCGAGGCCGGCATCCGCTACAATAACCGAACCGACGTGCTGCTGATGGCGTTCGACCGCGGCACCACGGTGGCTGGGGTGTTCACGCGCTCGAAGTGCCCGTCGGCACCGGTCGAGTGGTGCGAGGCCAAGCTGGCGGCCGGCAAGGCGCGGGCGCTGGTGGTCAATTCCGGCAATGCCAACGCCTTCACCGGCCGGGCCGGGCGCGACGCGGTCAAGCTGACCGCCGAGATCGCCGCGGCCGCCGCCGGGTGCCGGCCGCGCGAGGTGTTCTTGGCCTCGACCGGGGTGATCGGCGAGCCGCTCGACGCCACCAAGTTCGAGGGCGTTCTGGCCGACTGCGCCGCCCGCGCCGCCGATGGCCCCTGGCTCGAGGCGGCGAAAGCGATCATGACCACCGACACCTTCCCCAAGGTGGCCACGCGCTCCGTCGACCTCGACGGCGTGCCGGTGACGCTGGTCGGCATCGCCAAGGGCGCCGGCATGATCGCGCCCGACATGGCAACCATGCTGTCGTTCGTGGTGACCGACGCGCCGATCGCCGCGCCGGTGCTGCAGAACCTGCTCGATCGCGGCGTGGTCGATACCTTCAACGCCCTCACCATCGACGGCGACACCTCGACCTCCGACACCCTGCTGATGTTCGCCACCGGCGCTGCCGCCGAGCGTGGCGCACCGGTGATCGCGGAGACGCGCGACAAGCGGCTGACCGGGTTCCGCGCCGCGCTGTTCGACCTGCTCGGCGACCTCGCCCGCCAGGTCGCCCGCGACGGCGAGGGCGCACGCAAATTCATCACCATCACGGTGAGCGGTGCCACCTCCAAGCGCTCGGCGCGGAAGATCGCGATGTCGATCGCCAATTCGCCGCTGGTCAAGACCGCGGTCGCCGGCGAGGACGCCAATTGGGGCCGGGTGGTGATGGCGGTGGGCAAGGCCGGCGAGCCGGCCGAACGCGACAAGCTGACGATCTGGTTCGGCGATATCCGCGTCGCCCGCAAGGGCGCGCGCGACCCCGACTACGACGAGGCGGCGACCTCCGCCTACATGAAAGGCAGCGAGATCGAGATCAAGGTCGACCTTGCGCTGGGCGTTGCCTCCGACACGGTGTGGACCTGCGATCTTACCAAGGAATACGTCGCCATCAACGGCGATTACCGATCGTAACCCAGGACGCCGGCCGCGATGCCGGCGTTTTGGTGTCCGGCCACCGAGGAATTCCTTTCCGATCGGGGAATTTTCGCGGAGGCTGTTGCCGGGATCTCGGCCGGATCGACCGGAAAACGTTTCAGCACCGTGTATCGACGGCGAGCAACCTCGCCTTAATCCGAAAGGACCTAGAATGATGTCCGCAAATTCAAGCGGACCGCTCCTGCTCGTGGCAGCGGTGGCGCTGGTCGATGCCGACGGGCGGGTGCTGATCGCCCAGCGGCCGGCGGGGAAGGCGATGGCGGGACTGTGGGAGTTTCCCGGCGGCAAGGTCGAGGCCGGCGAGCGTCCGGAGACCACGCTCATTCGCGAGATGGACGAGGAACTCGGCATTGCGATTCAAGAGCCGTGCCTGGCGCCGCTGACCTTCGCCAGCCACGACTATGGCGACTTCCACCTCCTGATGCCGCTCTATGTGTGCCGGCGCTGGAGCGGCCAGCCGACCGCACGCGAGGGCCAGACGTTGGCCTGGGTGCGCCCGGCGCGGCTGCGCGAGTATCCGATGCCGCCGGCCGACGTGCCGCTGATCCCGATGCTGATCGACCTGCTCTGAGTTTTGTTCAGGGTTTTCTTTCGCAGGACCGGTGGCCGCGGGTAGCGCAAACCCCAGGCGCGAACGAGCCCCCGGCCGCCGCCGCCGAAGGGGTCGAGACGAAGGCCGCCCGGAAGGAGATGCCGATGCAGCGGTTTCACAAAGCAGTTGCGGCCATCCGGCGAATTTCGGTGGACGACCGGGGGGTGACCGCGGTCGAATACGCCATCGTGCTTGCGGTCGTCAGCCTCATGATCGTGGCGCCGCTCGCGACGATCGGCCGGGACATCCTGCCCGACATCCTCGGCAGGGTGGCAGACGTGTTCAGGCCCTGAGCGGCGGGTCCGGCTCGGACGCGATCGCCGGGGGCGGGTGAGGCGATCGCGCATGTCGGTCCGCGCGGTCGGGCCGGGGGCGGAACCATGACCAGGACGGGCAGCGCAGCGAGCGGCAAGATCACCATCCGGAAACTGGAGCCGGCAGAATGGCGGCT is from Blastochloris viridis and encodes:
- a CDS encoding shikimate kinase — encoded protein: MTALARTETDDRPFKLRAGLGSRSVVLIGMMGAGKSTVGKRLATRLGLPFADADTEIEAAAGMTVAEIFKNHGEPAFRDGEARVIRRLVEGTSQVIATGGGAYMRPETRAIIRERAISVWLKADFDVLMRRVRRRADRPLLKAPDPEGVMRRLIEERYPVYAEADITVLSRDVSQDVIVEEILAALTDHVTSSVSLDSANADPC
- a CDS encoding tyrosine recombinase — translated: MAPASRRGDRGAVALFLDMQVAERGAAGNTVEAYRRDLDDYVGFLAGRGRVAALADTDDIRAFLAELSDRGLKPSTVARRLSAIRQLHRFLYAEGLAGGDPAAVLEGPRRGRGLPKVLSVAQVDTLLETAHAAAAGVGVGGASQLRAARLAALIETLYATGLRISELVALPASAARAAEALVVRGKGGKERLVPLTEAAKRAMAHYRMLHRQAGIAAGEGRWLFPSFGDSGHLTRQHVARELKALAAAAGLDHRLVSPHVLRHAFASHLLQNGADLRTVQTLLGHADISTTQIYTHVLDERLAAMVRDLHPLAED
- a CDS encoding acetyl-CoA carboxylase carboxyltransferase subunit alpha, with product MRSYLDFEKPVAEFEAKVEELRALAANGEGVAIGDEIAKLEAKANQALKDLYASLTPWQKALVARHPQRPHVSDYVRSLITEFVPLAGDRKFGEDEAILGGFGRFRGEPVCVIGQEKGSTTEERLRHNFGMARPEGYRKAVRLMEMADRFGLPVLTLVDTAGAYPGIGAEERGQAEAIARSTDTCLGLGVPNVAVVIGEGGSGGAIAIATANRVLMLEHAIYSVISPEGAASILWHDSSRAQDAATNMKITAQDLIKFGVIDKIVPEPPGGAHRNAEAMFTTVGDAVEQAFAELKGLSATEVREQRYAKFLAIGRTL
- a CDS encoding L,D-transpeptidase family protein; translated protein: MTLSMKGLALNRPLSSRFLAAAFATAIAASVAGCVSDEVSSRLPSRAQQPLKPATLALLEEKGMSKSSPMVIRLFKQESELEVWKPTREGRYELFKSYPICRWSGELGPKVKEGDRQAPEGFYTIVPGLMNPRSSYYLAFNTGFPNAFDRAHGRSGGDLMVHGDCSSRGCYAMTDEQIAEIYTLGRESFEGGQRSFQVQAYPFRMTPENLAKHRSNPNMAFWRMLKEGNDQFLVSRKALKVDVCEKKYVFNATPVGGAKFDPVGLCPSYEVPQDIAAATAQKRAADDAKVAALLHDGVTPAPVKTGADGGMHPVFLAAVKGIGDPASGDVIRTEPYRLPGTIPAHVVPPREPSVAKAVQPDTLKPEKSQLESKPNEVAAASATGSGSWFNRLFGSGEDTTASTTASVQANHTESTQALASPPRAAAPQPPIRPTEKPASHSPSSGYALTSAPPPARPGAVPVTQPGSHTAQPTTQARPGAVADTAATAPAIGVIVGAAPVLGTSSFAR
- a CDS encoding IS110 family transposase; translation: MSEQITVGIDVSKDRLDVHVRPLGEAFAVPRDGEGLANLCHRLTALAPALVALEATGGFEAVVTAALVAAGLPVVVVNPAQVRAFARALGKRAKTDPIDAAVIAHFAAATAPEVRPMPDEATRRLAALMARRRQIVEMMGAERQRLRHTAVARVRQSIERLIQALEKELAEIDRDIDTAVRSSPAWREAEDLLSSVPGVGPIVARSLLAELPELGTLDRKKIAALAGLAPFTRQSGSWKGRSFIGGGRSTVRTVLFMAALVASRYNPVLKTFYRRLLDAGKPKMLALVAVARRLLVILNAILRDKQPWRTA